In one Phyllostomus discolor isolate MPI-MPIP mPhyDis1 chromosome 8, mPhyDis1.pri.v3, whole genome shotgun sequence genomic region, the following are encoded:
- the CHMP6 gene encoding charged multivesicular body protein 6, translated as MGNLFGRKKQSRVTEQDKAILQLKQQRDKLRQYQKRVAQQLERERGIARQLLRDGKKERAKLLLKKKRYREQLLDKTENQITSLETMVQSIEFAQIETKVLEGLRLGNECLNRMHQVMSIEEVERILDETQEAVEYQRQIDELLAGSLTQEDEDAILEELNEITQEPLELPEVPSEPLPEKNPEKVPAQARPRQADLVAAS; from the exons ATGGGCAACCTGTTTGGTCGCAAGAAGCAGAGCCGCGTCACGGAGCAGGACAAGGCCATCCTG CAACTAAAGCAGCAGCGGGACAAGCTGAGGCAGTACCAGAAGCGGGTGGCACAGCAGCTGGAGCGCGAGCGGGGCATCGCCCGGCAGCTGCTGCGGGACGGCAAGAAGGA GCGGGCCAAGCTGCTGCTGAAGAAGAAGCGGTACCGGGAGCAGCTGCTGGACAAGACGGAGAACCAGATCACCAGCCTGGAGACCATG gtgcaGAGCATCGAGTTCGCCCAGATCGAGACGAAGGTGCTGGAGGGGCTGCGGCTGGGGAACGAGTGTCTCAACAGGATGCACCAG GTGATGTCCATAGAGGAGGTGGAGCGCATCCTGGACGAGACCCAGGAGGCCGTGGAGTACCAGCGG CAAATAGACGAGCTGCTGGCCGGGAGCCTCACGCAGGAGGATGAAGACGCCATCCTGGAGGAGCTGAACGAAATCACTCAG GAACCACTCGAGCTCCCAGAAGTCCCTTCAGAGCCCCTGCCCGAAAAGAACCCAG AGAAAGTCCcggcccaggccaggccccggcAGGCGGACCTGGTGGCAGCCTCCTAA